The sequence CTGTCTGGAAAATACGGCGTCGCCGCGGGTCGGGTCGGGCCGACTGTGGCGGTCCTCCTGGACTCTGCTGAGCAGGCCGGATTGTTCCGAGTATCCGGAAGTCGGAGCCGAATGGTCGAGCCGATTATTGGGCCCCCGGCGAAGGGGACTTCGTCCAGTACTCCTGCGGAATCGCGTAGCCCCCACGCCACTCCGTCTGTTGACGCCGTACCACGCTCAGGTGGAAGCGCGATTTCTGGTGGGCTCAACGTTCCAGACGCGATCTTCGGGATCTTCAGGGACTTGCCTCCTGCGGACACCCCGATCAGCACCAAGAAGCGAGCGGCGATGATCGCCGCGTTCACCGCGACCGTTAACTGGATCTATCCGGAGGAAGAAGCAGGGACCTAGAGACAGAAAAGCCCGCTCGCAGGCGGGCTTCCTGAAATAAGACCTACGGGGACCGTCTGATTTGGTGAGGTCGGCCGACCGATCTAATGACGACGAGCGCGAACGATTGCAACGGGTGTAAGAGCCCGCCGAGTCGCAAGCTAAGCAGGTGCTGGGGTATACACCAGTACCTGCCCTCCCCCTAGGTCGCCCTTCTGCGTTTCCGCTTCTTGGTCGGAGCAGTCATCTCCGACTTCTTCACGGCAATGATGCGCCGTGTCAGGTCCGCCATTCGATCAAGCGACGATGCCCCCGGCGTGGGTTGCGCCGGGGGTTCGTTATTTCGGGTTCTTGCCACGTCGTCTCCGACCTCTGAGTAAGTGTGGCTTACTTCTTTTCTCACGTCGTAGCGGGTTGCATACCCCTGCCGATCAACTGCGCGTAGGTCAGGCGACGCCCCACAATATCCTTGACCACGGCGCTGAACCGTCCGTGCTCGCTCTCGCCCCGGATGTTGTACCGGAAGACGGCCTCATGGACATACCGGAACAGGTGGAACGGGTCCACGCTGATGTAGGTGCCTTTGATTCCACGCTTCAAGACCGACCAGAAGTTCTCGACGCTATTGGTATGGACGACGCCCCGGACGTATTCCTTGGCCCGGTGGTTCACGGTGTCGTGTTCGTACGCCTTCCCCAGTCCGCGCTGGTAGTTGTTGGACTCGTCGGTGTAGACGGTGGACCCCGGCTCGATCCGCTGGTGAATGGCGTTGCTGATCGGATAGGCGCCCACGAACCGCATCACCTCGGCATGCACGCGGCGCTTCCCGCGCACGGAATCCCGCTCGACGGCTCCGAAGACGCCGGTCTTGTTGGTCGGCCCCCGGCCCTTGATGACGCGGCGACGGCGCTTCTTGTGCATGTTCTCCGCAATCCCGCCGACGTAGGTCTCGTCCATCTCCACGACGCCCTGCATCTTCTGGAAAGTTGGAGTCTGCATGGCGAGGCGGATACGTGCCAACATGAACCACGCGGTCTTCTGGGTGACCTTGAGGTCGCGGGCGAGTTCGTACGAGCTGATGCCGTTCCGGCAATTCGCCAACATCCACAGGGCGGGAAGCCACTTGTCCAAGCCAAGGGGCGAGTCCTCGAAGACCGTCCCGACCTTCACCGAGAACTGCTTTCGGCAGTCGCGGCACTTCCAGATGGAGCGGGACTTCAGGAAGGACGGCTTCTCGGCGTCGCAATGCGGACAGCGGACGCCAGCGGGCCAGCGCATCTCGACCATGAAGGCCAAGGCACGGTCCTTGTTGGCGAAGTACAGCACAGCTTCGCGGAGCGAGGTGGGCGATGTAGTATTGGTCATGCCTTGAATCTAGGGCGCAACCTTGGGTGTGTCAAGTATATTATTGCCCAAGCTAACGGCGCCCCGAAATGCGTGCAACGCCGCGATTTGACACGACTTGGGCGATTCCGTTAACTTCGCAAGTTCACAACGTTACGCGCGTATCCGGCGCATCGGCGCCGATGCTCTTACCGTGCGGGGACTGGGGTCCATGGAATTGCGCGAATTCTTCAGCGAAGACGCGATCAAGCTGGAAATAGAAGGCACCACCAAGGACGACGTGCTCAAGGAGCTGATCGGCCTCCTCAAGCTCGACGAGAAGTCCGACGGCATGCTCTTCAAGATGCTCAAACGGCGCGAGAATCTTGGCTCGACGGGGATCGGTCGCGGCATCGCCATCCCACACTGCCGCTCGCTCGTCGTCAACAAGCTGCGCGTCGCCTTCGGCCGCAAGCGCGAAGGGCTGGACTTCAAGGCGATCGACGAGAAGCCGGTCCATTTCTTTTTCCTGATCGTGGCGCCTCCGCTCGAGGTCTCCAATCAGTACTTGCCGGTGCTGGGAAAGATCGCCCAGTTCAGCAAGGAGCCCGACGTGCCGGGGCGTCTGATGGAGATCACCGAGCCCAAGCAGTTCCTGGCGCTGCTCGAAGAGAAGGGCGTCTAAGCCTTCAGCGGTTGGCGGGCGCCAGCAGCACCCACATCACCGCGAACACGGCGACGATCAGAAAAAGCGCGTAGACCACCCCGACCGCGGTGGTTCGCCATACCGCGGCGCGCTCGCTCACGCCGTACGCGGTCTGCACGCCGCGCACCAGGTTCCAACTGGTGTACACGAGGCCCCCCACAGAGGCCACGAAGCCGAGCAGGAACGACCCAGCGAAGCTCAGCAGCGCCAGCGCCGACAGCAGCAGAAACAGCGCGGAGTGCACCTCGAGCCCGTACACCCAGTTGGCGCGGAATCCCGGCATCTGTCGCCGGAACGCGGCCTGCATCAATCCGGCCGAGAGGGGCATGAGCAGCAACAGCGCGATGGGGAACGCAAAGGCCAACGCGCGCGTCAACGGCCCGGGGTCGCAGAGTACCTCGCTCGCTACGTGGAGAGCCCCGACCGCCTCGGGGGAGAGTCCGGCCGTGGTGCCCGGGGTGCCCGCGACCCCGAGCAGCGCAGACAGCCCGGACGCGTCACCCTTCGATCCGGCGCACGTCGCGGCGACGTCGGACGACGGCACCGCGGCCCTTCGCTGCTGGAGAGAGGTGAGCGCGAAGAAGGCCGTCGCCAACACGGGGAGCACCCAGACGAGCGGCAGGTGGTCCGCCGGGCGCCCCGCCAACTCCTCACGGGTGAGCGACCCCGGATGGAACACCAGCGCCCGCAGCGTCGCCGCGACGCGCCCCCACCCCCGCGCGGGCTCGCCGGTCACTCCCTCACTCCCACTCGATCGTGGCCGGGGGTTTGGAACTCACATCGTACGTCACGCGATTCACGCCACGCACTTCATTGATGATGCGATTGGAGATCCGCGCCAGCACGTCGTGCGGAAACGGAAACCAGTCGGCCGTCATGCCGTCGGTGCTGGTCACGGCGCGGAGCGCCACCACGTTCTCGTACGTGCGATAGTCGCCCATCACACCCACGCTGCGAATGGGCAGCAGCACCGCGAACGCCTGCCAGATCTCGTCGTACAGCCCGGCGGCGCGAATCTCCTCGAGGTAGATGGCGTCGGCCCGGCGAAGCACGTCGAGCGCTGGCTCGGTGACCGGTCCGAGGACGCGAATGCCCAGCCCAGGCCCCGGAAAGGGGTGGCGTCCCACCATCTCCTCGGGCAGCCCGAGCTCCCGCCCCACGTTGCGCACCTCGTCCTTGAACAGTTCCCGCAACGGTTCGATGAGTTTGAACCGCATGTCGGGCTTGAGCCCGCCCACATTGTGATGCGTCTTGATCGTCACCGACGGGCCGCCGCTGGGGGAAGCCGACTCGATCACGTCGGGGTAGAGGGTGCCCTGCACCAGAAATTCGGCGCCCCTGGCGTGGAGGTCGGTGGCGTCCTCGAACACGTCGATGAACGTGTGCCCGATGATCGTGCGCTTCCGCTCGGGATCCTCGACGTTCGCGAGCGCGTCGAGAAAACGCCGCGACGCGTCAACGGTCACGAGATCGATGGCCATCTGGGCGCGGAAGGTGCGCTCCACCTGCTCGCGCTCGTGCTGGCGCAGGAGCCCGGTGTCCACGAAAACGCAGGTGAGCTGGTCGCCGATCGCGCGGTGCACGAGCGCCGCGGCCACTGCCGAATCGACGCCCCCGGAGAGCCCGCAGATCACGCGCGCGCCGCCCACGAGCTCGCGTACCCTGGCCACCTCATCCTCGATGAACGTGCCCGGCGTCCACGACGCCTCGGCGCGGCAGATCGCGAACAGGAAGTTCGCGATGATGTCGGTGCCGCGCGCGGTGTGGGCCACCTCGGGATGAAACTGCACCCCGAACAGCGGGCGCGTGACATGCCGATACGCGGCGATCGGCGAGTTGGCGGTGCGCGCGATGGGCAGGAACCCCTCGGGCAACGCCGTGACCTGATCGCCGTGGCTCATCCACGCCGCAAACGACTCGGCGCGCGCGAACCCGGCGAACAGCCCCGTATCTTCGAGCACTGATACATCGGCCCGGCCGTATTCACGGTGCGGGGCGTGGGTGACCTCGCCGCCGGCGACGTGGGCGATGAGGTTCATGCCGTAGCAGACGCCGAGCACCGGGGCGATGTCGAGCACTGCGGGGTCGAGCGTGGGGGCGCCGGCATCGTATACCGAGTTGGGCCCGCCGCTCAGAATGATGCCCGTGGGATGCCACTCGCGGATCCACTCCGCGGTGCGCGTGGGCGGGTGGATCTCCGAGTACACCCGCGCCTCGCGCACTCGCCGCGCGATGAGTTGGGTGTACTGCGAGCCGTAATCGATGATCAGGATGCGGGAAGGCACGGAGCGCTGGGTCGGGACGAAGGTCGAAGGGGCTACCGCTTCCACTCGGCGGGATCGAGGGTCAGGAACTCCACGTTCTTGGTGTCGAGGTCGAGGATCGCCGCTTGGGGCGTGCCGTGCAACCATCCGCACGCTTCGCCAGGATTGAGGATGAGGGTATCCCCGCGCGTCTTCATCTCCTGCTGGTGCGTGGAGCCGTGCACGACGACGGTGTGCGATTCGAGCGACCGCTTCTGGACGTCGCCGATGTCGTGCACGATCAGGATGCGCTGGCCGCCCACGTCGAAGCTGTGTGGCGATTCGAACAGTTCCAGGCCCAGTCCCGCGCTGGCGCGTGTGCGCAGGCCTTCGGGATCGCCGTCGTTCCGGCCGAACACGCCGGCCAACGTCACGTGCGCATCCTCGAACGGCTTGAGAACGAACGGCGAGCAGAAATCCCCCGCGTGCAACACCATGCTCACGCCCGCCGACGCCATCTGACGCAGCAGTTCCGCCACCGCGGGTACGCGGTCGTGCGAATCGGCCATCACGCCTACGCGCATCACTGCCTCCAGTCTGGGTGGTCGACCTCGCGCCGCACGAGATCTTCGTACGATTCCCGTTCGGTGACCACGGCGAACCGGTCGCCGTCCACGAGCACTTCGGCCGGCCGCCGCCGGCTGTTGTAGTTGGATCCCATCACCGAGCCGTAGGCGCCGGCGTCGAACACGGCGAGCAGATCGCCCGCCGCCGGGTCGTCCATCGTGCGGTCGAGGGCCAGGAAATCCCCCGTCTCGCACACCGGGCCCACCACGTCCAGCACGCCCTGGCCGTCGGCCGGGCGCACCATCTCGATCCTGTGATATGCCTTGTAGTATGATGGCCGGATCAACTCGGTCATCCCGGCGTCGACCACCGCGTATTCCCGCC comes from Gemmatimonadaceae bacterium and encodes:
- the guaA gene encoding glutamine-hydrolyzing GMP synthase, with translation MPSRILIIDYGSQYTQLIARRVREARVYSEIHPPTRTAEWIREWHPTGIILSGGPNSVYDAGAPTLDPAVLDIAPVLGVCYGMNLIAHVAGGEVTHAPHREYGRADVSVLEDTGLFAGFARAESFAAWMSHGDQVTALPEGFLPIARTANSPIAAYRHVTRPLFGVQFHPEVAHTARGTDIIANFLFAICRAEASWTPGTFIEDEVARVRELVGGARVICGLSGGVDSAVAAALVHRAIGDQLTCVFVDTGLLRQHEREQVERTFRAQMAIDLVTVDASRRFLDALANVEDPERKRTIIGHTFIDVFEDATDLHARGAEFLVQGTLYPDVIESASPSGGPSVTIKTHHNVGGLKPDMRFKLIEPLRELFKDEVRNVGRELGLPEEMVGRHPFPGPGLGIRVLGPVTEPALDVLRRADAIYLEEIRAAGLYDEIWQAFAVLLPIRSVGVMGDYRTYENVVALRAVTSTDGMTADWFPFPHDVLARISNRIINEVRGVNRVTYDVSSKPPATIEWE
- a CDS encoding metallophosphoesterase, producing MRVGVMADSHDRVPAVAELLRQMASAGVSMVLHAGDFCSPFVLKPFEDAHVTLAGVFGRNDGDPEGLRTRASAGLGLELFESPHSFDVGGQRILIVHDIGDVQKRSLESHTVVVHGSTHQQEMKTRGDTLILNPGEACGWLHGTPQAAILDLDTKNVEFLTLDPAEWKR
- a CDS encoding PTS sugar transporter subunit IIA; the encoded protein is MELREFFSEDAIKLEIEGTTKDDVLKELIGLLKLDEKSDGMLFKMLKRRENLGSTGIGRGIAIPHCRSLVVNKLRVAFGRKREGLDFKAIDEKPVHFFFLIVAPPLEVSNQYLPVLGKIAQFSKEPDVPGRLMEITEPKQFLALLEEKGV
- a CDS encoding IS1595 family transposase; protein product: MTNTTSPTSLREAVLYFANKDRALAFMVEMRWPAGVRCPHCDAEKPSFLKSRSIWKCRDCRKQFSVKVGTVFEDSPLGLDKWLPALWMLANCRNGISSYELARDLKVTQKTAWFMLARIRLAMQTPTFQKMQGVVEMDETYVGGIAENMHKKRRRRVIKGRGPTNKTGVFGAVERDSVRGKRRVHAEVMRFVGAYPISNAIHQRIEPGSTVYTDESNNYQRGLGKAYEHDTVNHRAKEYVRGVVHTNSVENFWSVLKRGIKGTYISVDPFHLFRYVHEAVFRYNIRGESEHGRFSAVVKDIVGRRLTYAQLIGRGMQPATT